Part of the bacterium genome, AGAATGGAGAAACTGAGCCAGACTGCCGATGCTGCGATAAGCGCACCAATTCTTCCTCGCGCAAGGATTCCGATCAGATTACCTGCACCAATGAAGAAACTACCCAGTAACCAAAACAACCCAAACAATGCCAGTACATCGAGAATTGCTGCACCACGCAAGCGAAAGAGCAAAGGCGATAACGCGATTAGACTTACAAGCAGTCCTGCTCCAAACAGAAGTACCTGTGCAAGAAATTTTGCGAGGTAAAGTTTACTGCGGGAAACTGGCAGCGCGAGCAGTAATTCGTCTTTTCGCAATGTACTATTGCAGTCGATGGCGGAAAGATGGATTGCGAGAAACGGCAATAACAAAACGCCGACTTGCACGGCAGCGATCAGAGATCGAAAGTCGCTACTACCATTCGTTCCTCCGAATAAGAACGACAACATGAATCCAAGTATCGCTGCGACGCTGTATATGAGCAAAAACCGTTGCCGGATTCCGCTCCGCCACTCCCAAGCGACTCGTGTAGTAAACGTACTCATCGGGGATCATACGCCGATTTGGCGACCAATTCAGACCAGGTGATGATTTTGCCGCCATGTTTCGCAAGCAATTGTTCCGCTTG contains:
- a CDS encoding ABC transporter permease; the encoded protein is MSTFTTRVAWEWRSGIRQRFLLIYSVAAILGFMLSFLFGGTNGSSDFRSLIAAVQVGVLLLPFLAIHLSAIDCNSTLRKDELLLALPVSRSKLYLAKFLAQVLLFGAGLLVSLIALSPLLFRLRGAAILDVLALFGLFWLLGSFFIGAGNLIGILARGRIGALIAASAVWLSFSILGDTIAILLSNWLSGISYRIALFTHLAINPVALIRTTGMLLLGGTESYGAAGLLWLRVFSTLPGAVLFAVITTLLGIAVVVGIGVWRFQRTEVGS